In Achromobacter xylosoxidans A8, a single window of DNA contains:
- the pgaD gene encoding poly-beta-1,6-N-acetyl-D-glucosamine biosynthesis protein PgaD → MIITTQRSRAGYLFDLVLTAIGWFAFVYLFGAGILAILRAAAGGPDVSLWPVFLPTVHTLWGYALLALINAGVLVAWAVYNHRKFAGRDRRKPIKPVGDRRVASSFAISPAQLMQVRSAHTCIIHHGAGGDITSIEMGRPHLSALRAG, encoded by the coding sequence ATGATCATCACCACGCAACGTTCCCGCGCAGGCTATCTGTTCGACCTGGTCCTGACCGCCATCGGCTGGTTCGCCTTCGTGTATCTGTTCGGCGCCGGCATTCTGGCGATCCTGCGCGCCGCCGCGGGCGGCCCCGATGTCTCGCTGTGGCCGGTGTTCCTGCCCACCGTGCACACGCTGTGGGGCTATGCCCTGCTGGCGCTGATCAACGCCGGCGTGCTGGTGGCCTGGGCCGTCTACAACCACCGCAAGTTCGCCGGCCGCGACCGCCGCAAGCCGATCAAGCCGGTGGGCGACCGCCGCGTGGCAAGCAGCTTCGCGATCAGCCCGGCCCAGCTGATGCAGGTGCGGTCGGCGCACACCTGCATCATCCATCACGGCGCGGGCGGAGACATCACCAGCATCGAAATGGGCCGCCCTCACCTGAGCGCCTTGCGGGCGGGCTGA
- the pgaC gene encoding poly-beta-1,6-N-acetyl-D-glucosamine synthase, with amino-acid sequence MIDRLIALLILCAVLGAPFGFTLMLTGEALLGFVFFYPLFMSGMWMAGGIYFWWHWERHWKWGKDSQPPALAGNPLVSILVPCYNEADNGEETLLAALGQNYPHIEVIAINDGSSDGTAAMLDRMAAAHPRLRVVHLAQNQGKAMALRMGAMAARSEYLVCIDGDAMLDPDAAAYLVAPLIDNPRVGAVTGNPRIRTRSTMIGRIQVGEFSSIIGLIKRTQRVYGQVFTVSGVVAAFRRAALDRVGYWSLDMITEDIDISWKLQRDHWSIFYEPRGLCWILMPETLRGLWKQRLRWAQGGAEVFLKNLRSIWVWRHRRLWPLMAEFCLSTAWAFAFGVSVLLWALSQVITLPNNMQIASLMPPAFTGMMLAVVCLLQFVVSILIDRRYEPGLARSLYWVIWYPLAFWMVSLFTTLVSFPKVMLRKQARRARWTSPDRGIKSPDATS; translated from the coding sequence ATGATAGACCGTCTGATTGCTCTGCTGATTCTCTGCGCGGTGCTTGGCGCGCCCTTCGGCTTCACCCTGATGCTGACCGGCGAGGCGCTGCTGGGCTTCGTGTTCTTCTATCCGCTGTTCATGTCCGGCATGTGGATGGCCGGCGGCATCTATTTCTGGTGGCATTGGGAGCGGCACTGGAAATGGGGCAAGGACAGCCAGCCGCCGGCCCTGGCCGGCAATCCGCTGGTGTCCATCCTGGTGCCCTGCTACAACGAGGCCGACAACGGCGAAGAGACACTGTTGGCGGCGTTGGGCCAGAACTATCCGCACATCGAGGTCATCGCCATCAATGATGGTTCCAGCGACGGCACCGCCGCGATGCTGGACCGCATGGCCGCCGCCCATCCGCGGCTGCGCGTGGTGCATCTGGCGCAGAACCAAGGCAAGGCCATGGCCCTGCGCATGGGCGCCATGGCCGCGCGCAGCGAATACCTGGTCTGCATCGACGGCGACGCCATGCTGGACCCGGACGCGGCCGCCTATCTGGTGGCGCCGCTGATCGACAATCCGCGCGTGGGCGCGGTAACCGGCAACCCGCGCATCCGCACCCGCTCCACCATGATCGGGCGCATCCAGGTGGGCGAGTTCTCGTCCATCATCGGCCTGATCAAACGCACCCAGCGCGTCTACGGCCAGGTGTTCACGGTGTCCGGCGTGGTTGCCGCCTTCCGGCGCGCGGCGCTGGACCGCGTGGGCTATTGGAGCCTGGACATGATCACCGAGGACATCGACATCAGCTGGAAGCTGCAACGCGACCACTGGTCGATCTTCTACGAGCCGCGCGGCCTGTGCTGGATCCTGATGCCCGAAACCCTGCGCGGACTGTGGAAGCAGCGGCTGCGTTGGGCCCAGGGCGGCGCCGAGGTCTTCCTGAAAAACCTGCGCTCCATCTGGGTCTGGCGCCATCGCCGCCTGTGGCCGCTGATGGCCGAGTTCTGCCTGTCCACCGCCTGGGCCTTCGCCTTCGGCGTGTCGGTGCTGCTGTGGGCCCTCAGCCAGGTGATCACGCTGCCCAACAACATGCAGATCGCCAGCCTGATGCCGCCCGCCTTCACCGGCATGATGCTGGCGGTGGTCTGCCTGCTGCAGTTCGTCGTCAGCATCCTGATCGACCGCCGCTACGAGCCGGGCCTCGCCCGCTCGTTGTACTGGGTCATCTGGTATCCGCTGGCCTTCTGGATGGTGAGCCTGTTCACCACCCTGGTCAGCTTCCCCAAAGTCATGCTCCGCAAGCAGGCCCGCCGCGCGCGCTGGACCAGCCCGGACCGGGGCATCAAATCACCGGACGCAACGTCATGA
- the pgaB gene encoding poly-beta-1,6-N-acetyl-D-glucosamine N-deacetylase PgaB: MMLKTHTRLILAGLLLLAILALTACAKDIPVYTPPDQRPLAPAEQPWVQGQFLALAYHDVEDDDPDQGFLSVRTDRLVEQLAWLRANGYQAVTVDQILAARQGGKPLPERAVLLSFDDGYRSFYTRVLPILKAYQWPALLAPVGIWMDTPADQRVDFGGSPEDRKRFLNWDEIREISRSGLVEIAAHTNASHYGALANPQGNTEPAAAIRAYDAQTRRYETEAQFEARMGGDVAAITEKIRRATGKKPRVWVWPYGAEGGSTLRITAEHGYQLALTLEDGPGRVGRLMSTPRLLLSSDPTLKPFANSVVGMEAQPFMRVAHVDLDYVYDPDPAQTDRNLGELVQRILDMQINTVFLQAYSDPVGDGLVKSVYFPNRWLPMRADLFNRAAWQLHNRANVMVYAWMPVLSFDLDPALPRVTRWQEGQAQVEPDPDQYRRLSPFDATVRARIGDLYEDLSRYAIFDGILFHDDALLSDFEDASPGALAAYRAAGLPGSIAELRADPDTLQRWTRYKSRALVDFTAELTQRVRAVRGPQIKTARNIFAEPILNPDSETWFAQNLDDFLGAYDWTAPMAMPLMENVPAGKENAWLDRLVDTVAQRPGALDKTVFELQARDWRTGPGRPEATPVDTAVLAGWMKRLQLRGSRSFGYYPDDFSQDQPRLQGIRPAISEAWYPLR; the protein is encoded by the coding sequence ATGATGCTTAAAACCCATACCCGCCTGATCCTGGCCGGCCTGCTGCTGCTCGCGATCCTGGCGCTGACTGCCTGCGCCAAGGACATCCCGGTCTACACGCCGCCGGACCAGCGCCCGCTCGCCCCCGCCGAACAGCCCTGGGTCCAGGGCCAATTCCTGGCCCTGGCCTACCACGACGTGGAAGACGACGATCCCGACCAGGGCTTTCTCAGCGTGCGCACCGACCGTCTGGTGGAGCAGCTGGCCTGGCTGCGCGCCAACGGCTACCAGGCCGTGACCGTGGACCAGATCCTGGCCGCGCGCCAGGGCGGCAAGCCGCTGCCCGAGCGCGCCGTGCTGCTGTCCTTCGACGACGGCTACCGCAGCTTCTATACCCGCGTGCTGCCCATCCTGAAAGCCTACCAATGGCCCGCGCTGCTGGCGCCGGTCGGTATCTGGATGGATACGCCGGCCGACCAGCGCGTCGACTTCGGCGGCAGCCCCGAAGACCGCAAGCGCTTCCTGAACTGGGACGAGATCCGCGAGATCTCGCGCTCGGGACTGGTGGAGATCGCCGCGCACACCAACGCCTCGCACTACGGCGCGCTGGCCAACCCGCAGGGCAATACCGAGCCGGCCGCCGCCATCCGCGCCTATGACGCGCAAACCCGCCGCTACGAGACCGAGGCGCAGTTCGAGGCCCGCATGGGCGGCGACGTCGCCGCCATCACGGAGAAGATCCGCCGCGCCACTGGCAAGAAGCCGCGCGTGTGGGTCTGGCCCTACGGCGCCGAAGGCGGCTCCACCCTGCGCATCACCGCCGAGCACGGCTATCAGCTGGCGCTGACGCTGGAGGATGGTCCGGGCCGCGTCGGCCGCCTGATGTCCACGCCGCGCCTGCTGCTGTCCAGCGACCCCACGCTCAAGCCCTTCGCCAACAGCGTGGTCGGCATGGAGGCCCAGCCCTTCATGCGCGTGGCGCACGTGGACCTGGACTACGTCTACGACCCGGACCCGGCGCAGACCGACCGCAACCTGGGCGAGCTGGTGCAGCGCATCCTGGACATGCAGATCAACACGGTGTTCCTGCAGGCCTATTCGGACCCCGTGGGCGACGGCCTGGTGAAGTCGGTCTACTTCCCCAACCGCTGGCTGCCGATGCGCGCCGACTTGTTCAACCGCGCCGCCTGGCAACTGCACAACCGCGCCAACGTGATGGTCTACGCCTGGATGCCGGTGCTGTCCTTCGACCTGGATCCCGCCCTGCCCCGCGTCACGCGCTGGCAGGAAGGCCAGGCGCAGGTAGAGCCGGATCCCGACCAGTACCGCCGCCTGTCGCCGTTCGACGCCACCGTGCGTGCGCGCATCGGCGACCTGTACGAGGACCTGTCCCGCTACGCGATCTTCGACGGCATCCTGTTCCATGACGACGCGCTGCTGTCGGACTTCGAGGACGCCAGCCCCGGCGCACTGGCCGCCTACCGGGCCGCGGGCCTGCCAGGCAGCATCGCCGAATTGCGCGCGGATCCCGACACCCTGCAACGCTGGACCCGCTACAAGAGCCGCGCGCTGGTGGACTTCACCGCGGAACTGACGCAGCGGGTGCGCGCGGTGCGCGGTCCGCAGATCAAGACCGCCCGCAACATCTTCGCCGAACCCATCCTGAACCCCGACAGCGAAACCTGGTTCGCGCAGAACCTGGACGATTTCCTCGGCGCCTACGACTGGACCGCGCCGATGGCGATGCCGCTGATGGAGAACGTGCCGGCAGGCAAGGAAAACGCCTGGCTCGACCGGTTGGTCGACACCGTCGCGCAGCGCCCCGGCGCGCTGGACAAGACCGTGTTCGAACTGCAGGCGCGCGATTGGCGCACCGGCCCCGGCCGCCCAGAGGCCACGCCGGTCGACACGGCCGTGCTGGCCGGCTGGATGAAGCGGCTGCAGCTGCGCGGCTCGCGCAGTTTCGGCTACTACCCCGACGATTTCTCGCAAGACCAGCCCCGGCTGCAAGGCATCCGGCCCGCCATTTCCGAAGCCTGGTACCCCCTCCGATGA
- the pgaA gene encoding poly-beta-1,6 N-acetyl-D-glucosamine export porin PgaA, with amino-acid sequence MQNRGSTPPGAAGPRLSLLAACALLAPALALAAPGNDYDALIAQARAGDYEPALAMLRQQGPAGGSRAIHDHIIIAGWAGKPAEAIAAYEQLPHGAPLPADIQLAVARAYRDLQRWPEALAAYQAGARNHPGQSAFRAGEIMTLADAGRYPEARAAAAQWLKRHPRDVDARLALSYVHARQGEPYEALHQADLALAAAPNTPYVLREYIHALQRARMADVALELARRHQDLFDAGQMRGFEADALAQQVRLAAMPTRSEAERFVLADRALARYDELIPAWQQQEDARADALRARIDRLHALHVRVRMADLVREYEALQAEGVTVPRYALNDVASAYLYLRQPERARDIYRQVAADDALRGDDAEQRLATETGLYYSLAEGEQFDETTIVTDGVESGYAPWLYYKGQATRMPNDLNLESRQTLASARLQANDTVAAQQRLEEMVGNAPNNSGLRSDLATVYRARSLPRASETELKMAETLAPRSLGVENGQGFTALDLQEWRQAEALSQDTITRSPENLTSRRLAREWEVHNKAELRINGYRGLASDSPVTGSGDFGIDAVLYSSPLDYNWRVFGGGGYASGDFEEGRGNYRWLRTGVEWRGRDLTVEGEVSTHDYGHGVKPGVRLSAAYDLDDHWQVGGSGEIMSRETPLRALTSGITSNSLSAFVRWRADERREWTLALSPSHFSDGNNRWALGLAGRERVYTSPHLLADLEFEASTQRNSHDSNVPYFNPRSDLMLLPGVRLTHTLYRRYETAWEQIGTLGAGAYTQQGYGTGGVIALGYGQRYRANDVLDMGAMITGTSRPYDGERERELRIVFDLTYRF; translated from the coding sequence ATGCAAAACAGAGGATCGACACCCCCGGGTGCCGCTGGACCAAGACTGAGCCTGCTGGCGGCTTGCGCCTTGCTGGCTCCCGCCCTGGCCCTGGCCGCCCCCGGTAACGACTATGACGCGCTGATCGCGCAGGCGCGAGCTGGCGACTACGAGCCCGCCCTGGCCATGCTGCGCCAGCAAGGCCCGGCCGGCGGCAGCCGCGCCATCCATGACCACATCATCATCGCGGGCTGGGCCGGCAAGCCCGCCGAAGCCATCGCCGCCTACGAGCAGTTGCCCCACGGCGCGCCACTGCCCGCCGACATCCAGCTGGCCGTGGCGCGCGCCTACCGCGACCTGCAGCGCTGGCCCGAGGCCCTGGCCGCCTATCAGGCGGGCGCACGCAACCATCCCGGGCAATCCGCCTTCCGCGCCGGCGAAATCATGACCTTGGCCGACGCCGGCCGCTACCCCGAGGCGCGCGCCGCGGCCGCGCAGTGGCTCAAGCGGCATCCCCGCGATGTCGATGCCCGGCTGGCCTTGAGCTATGTCCATGCGCGCCAGGGCGAGCCCTACGAAGCGCTGCACCAGGCCGACCTGGCCCTGGCCGCAGCGCCCAACACCCCTTACGTGTTGCGCGAGTACATCCATGCCTTGCAGCGCGCCCGCATGGCAGATGTGGCGCTGGAACTGGCGCGGCGCCATCAGGACCTGTTCGACGCCGGCCAGATGCGCGGCTTCGAGGCCGACGCGCTGGCCCAGCAGGTGCGGCTGGCGGCCATGCCCACGCGCTCGGAAGCCGAGCGTTTCGTGCTGGCCGACCGCGCCCTGGCCCGCTACGACGAACTGATTCCAGCCTGGCAGCAGCAGGAGGACGCCCGCGCCGACGCGCTGCGCGCCCGTATCGACCGCCTGCACGCCTTGCACGTCCGAGTGCGCATGGCCGATCTGGTCCGCGAATACGAAGCCTTGCAGGCCGAAGGCGTCACGGTGCCGCGCTACGCCTTGAACGACGTGGCCTCGGCCTACCTGTACCTGCGCCAACCCGAACGCGCCCGCGACATCTACCGCCAGGTCGCGGCCGACGATGCGCTGCGCGGCGACGATGCCGAACAGCGGCTGGCGACCGAAACCGGCCTCTACTACTCGCTGGCCGAAGGCGAGCAGTTCGACGAGACCACAATCGTCACCGACGGCGTCGAATCAGGCTATGCCCCCTGGCTGTACTACAAGGGCCAGGCCACCCGCATGCCCAACGACCTGAACCTGGAAAGCCGGCAGACCCTGGCCTCTGCGCGCCTGCAGGCGAACGACACCGTCGCCGCCCAGCAGCGCCTCGAAGAGATGGTCGGGAACGCCCCGAACAACTCGGGCCTGCGCAGCGACCTGGCCACGGTCTACCGCGCCCGCTCGCTGCCCCGCGCCTCGGAAACCGAGCTGAAGATGGCCGAGACGCTGGCGCCACGCAGCCTGGGCGTGGAGAACGGCCAGGGCTTCACCGCCCTGGACCTGCAAGAATGGCGCCAGGCCGAAGCGCTGTCGCAAGACACCATCACCCGCTCGCCCGAGAACCTGACCAGCCGCCGCCTGGCCCGCGAATGGGAAGTGCACAACAAGGCCGAGCTGCGCATCAACGGCTACCGCGGCCTGGCCTCGGACAGCCCGGTCACCGGCAGCGGCGACTTCGGCATCGACGCGGTGCTGTACTCCTCTCCGCTGGACTACAACTGGCGGGTCTTCGGCGGCGGCGGCTACGCCTCCGGCGACTTCGAGGAAGGCCGCGGCAACTACCGCTGGCTGCGCACCGGCGTGGAATGGCGCGGCCGCGACCTCACGGTCGAAGGCGAAGTCTCCACCCATGACTACGGCCACGGCGTGAAGCCGGGCGTGCGCCTGTCGGCCGCCTACGACCTGGACGACCACTGGCAGGTGGGCGGCTCGGGCGAAATCATGTCGCGCGAAACCCCGCTGCGCGCACTCACCAGTGGCATCACGTCCAACAGCCTGTCGGCCTTCGTGCGCTGGCGCGCCGACGAGCGCCGCGAGTGGACGCTGGCGCTGTCGCCCTCGCATTTCAGCGACGGCAACAACCGCTGGGCGCTGGGCCTGGCCGGGCGCGAACGCGTCTATACCTCGCCGCACCTGCTGGCGGACCTGGAGTTCGAGGCGTCCACCCAGCGCAACAGTCATGACAGCAACGTGCCGTACTTCAATCCGCGCTCGGACCTGATGCTGCTGCCCGGCGTGCGCCTGACCCACACCCTGTACCGCCGCTACGAGACCGCCTGGGAGCAGATCGGCACCCTGGGCGCGGGCGCCTACACCCAGCAAGGCTACGGCACCGGCGGCGTCATCGCGCTGGGCTATGGCCAGCGATACCGCGCCAACGACGTCCTCGACATGGGCGCCATGATCACCGGCACCAGCCGCCCGTACGACGGCGAACGCGAGCGCGAACTGCGCATCGTGTTCGACCTGACGTACCGCTTCTGA
- a CDS encoding GGDEF domain-containing protein produces MTTSLFFLMWGLATALALPLLAPFRARDVGGIRAFTTGNALAVLSLLAYAASQILPPGVYVMASNAAWVCAISLVYVGVRQFFGLRPLVRRTAALGGLCIVAFALLLYVVDDLRARMLLFSAYTVVAMVATGLVFFRQRKRIQTRGVMLYLMLASFGLAALHALRVVVYSVGGQAPSSLLDPTPWGLFFIVCGTVTVPGLFLALLLLIQTSLSERMEAALTFDGLTRAYSRRSIMDELERELQRCKRAGGKLAVLVLDIDHFKSINDRYGHASGDAALRHFSQVVQRAVRGSDRFGRLGGEEFVLLMYDCDPARALVQAQRVCDALRDTPFHLQGREVRMTTSGGLASYQSGDSADGILARADDALYRAKEHGRDRVEMAWIGRPAGRAQERGPAALEEEVRA; encoded by the coding sequence ATGACGACTTCTCTCTTCTTTCTGATGTGGGGCTTGGCCACGGCTCTGGCATTGCCATTGCTGGCGCCGTTCCGCGCCCGCGACGTGGGCGGCATCCGCGCGTTCACCACCGGCAACGCCTTGGCGGTGCTGTCGCTGCTCGCCTATGCGGCATCGCAGATCCTGCCGCCCGGCGTTTATGTGATGGCGTCGAACGCGGCCTGGGTCTGTGCGATCAGCCTGGTCTACGTGGGCGTGCGCCAGTTCTTCGGCCTGCGGCCGCTGGTGCGGCGCACGGCCGCCCTGGGCGGACTCTGCATTGTTGCGTTCGCGTTGCTGCTGTACGTGGTGGATGACTTGCGCGCGCGCATGCTGCTGTTCTCCGCCTATACCGTCGTCGCCATGGTGGCGACGGGCCTGGTGTTCTTCCGTCAGCGCAAAAGGATCCAGACGCGCGGCGTAATGCTGTACCTGATGCTGGCAAGCTTCGGCCTGGCCGCGCTGCACGCCTTGCGCGTGGTGGTCTACAGCGTTGGCGGGCAGGCGCCGTCGTCGCTGCTTGACCCGACTCCTTGGGGGTTGTTCTTCATCGTGTGCGGAACGGTGACCGTGCCTGGCCTGTTCCTGGCGCTGCTGCTGCTGATTCAGACCAGCCTGTCCGAGCGCATGGAGGCCGCGCTGACCTTCGACGGCCTGACGCGCGCCTATTCACGCCGCAGCATCATGGACGAACTGGAACGCGAGCTGCAGCGCTGCAAGCGCGCCGGCGGCAAGCTGGCGGTGCTGGTGCTGGACATCGACCACTTCAAATCCATCAACGACCGCTACGGCCATGCCTCGGGCGACGCGGCGTTGCGCCATTTTTCGCAGGTGGTGCAGCGGGCGGTGCGCGGCAGCGACCGCTTCGGCAGGCTGGGCGGCGAGGAATTCGTGCTGTTGATGTATGACTGTGATCCGGCCCGCGCGCTGGTGCAGGCCCAGCGCGTCTGCGATGCCCTGCGCGACACGCCATTCCACCTGCAAGGGCGGGAAGTGCGCATGACCACCAGCGGCGGCCTGGCTTCGTATCAGTCGGGAGACAGCGCGGACGGCATCCTGGCCCGCGCCGACGACGCGTTGTACCGCGCCAAGGAACATGGGCGCGACCGCGTGGAGATGGCCTGGATCGGCCGCCCCGCGGGCCGCGCGCAGGAGCGCGGCCCGGCGGCGCTGGAGGAGGAGGTCAGGGCTTGA
- a CDS encoding alpha/beta hydrolase family protein codes for MFSFLKRTVLAAGIIGASLGASAAQPPRAYPLKDFFRNPERGFFRLADDGRTLGFMQPTSVDGKPARMNIYVQPLQGSTPVGDPRQLTSETARDISNFFWKGADVVLYQKDFGGDENFHVLAVNAKTGKITDLTPYEGVRAGIEDDLEDDPDHVLISHNQRNPEVFDVYRVNVHTGAAVLVAQNPGNIVGWQTDHAGKVRAAVASDGLNTTLLYRDTESSEFRPLITTDYRTSVSPAFFTFDDKKFYALSNRGRDKLSLVVIDPAKPDAEEEIFTPDTVDLDSAGYSRKRRVLTVAAYQTDKPQYKFFDGQTETLFNKLSAKLSGYDFAIQGSNRDEDKFIVAAYNDRTPGSRYIYDAAADTLTKLADINPAIPEADMSRVQPISYQTRDGLTVHGYLTLPAGRDPKNLACIVNPHGGPWARDGWGYNPEVQFLANRGFCVLQMNFRGSTGYGRAFWEASFGQWGLKMQDDITDGVQWLIGQGIADPKRIGIYGASYGGYATLAGVTFTPDLYAAAVDYVGVSNLFTFMKSIPPYWKPMLDKMQDMVGDPERDRERLAATSPALHADKIKTPLFVAQGAKDPRVNKDESDQMVKALRARGVEVEYMVKDNEGHGFHNDENKFEFYEAMEKFLKEHLKP; via the coding sequence TTGTTCTCATTCCTCAAGCGCACTGTCCTGGCCGCCGGCATCATCGGCGCATCGCTGGGCGCCAGCGCCGCGCAGCCGCCGCGCGCCTATCCCCTCAAGGATTTCTTCCGCAACCCCGAGCGGGGCTTCTTCCGCCTGGCCGACGATGGCCGGACGCTGGGCTTCATGCAGCCCACCAGCGTGGACGGCAAGCCCGCCCGCATGAACATCTACGTGCAGCCGCTGCAAGGCAGCACGCCGGTGGGAGACCCCCGCCAGCTCACCAGCGAAACCGCGCGCGACATCAGCAACTTCTTCTGGAAAGGCGCCGACGTGGTGCTCTACCAGAAGGACTTCGGCGGCGACGAGAATTTCCACGTGCTGGCCGTCAATGCCAAGACGGGCAAGATCACCGACCTGACCCCTTATGAAGGCGTGCGCGCCGGCATCGAAGACGATCTGGAAGACGACCCCGATCACGTCCTCATCAGCCACAACCAGCGCAACCCCGAAGTCTTCGACGTCTACCGCGTCAACGTGCACACCGGCGCGGCCGTATTGGTGGCGCAGAACCCGGGCAACATCGTCGGCTGGCAGACCGACCACGCAGGCAAGGTGCGCGCCGCCGTCGCCAGCGACGGCCTGAACACCACCCTGCTCTACCGCGACACCGAATCCTCCGAGTTCCGACCGCTCATCACCACCGACTACCGCACCAGCGTCAGTCCGGCGTTCTTCACTTTTGACGACAAGAAGTTCTACGCCCTGTCCAACCGTGGCCGCGACAAGCTGTCGCTGGTGGTGATCGACCCCGCCAAGCCCGATGCCGAGGAAGAAATCTTCACCCCCGACACGGTCGACCTGGATTCCGCCGGCTACTCGCGCAAGCGCCGTGTGCTGACGGTGGCCGCCTACCAGACCGACAAGCCGCAATACAAGTTCTTCGACGGGCAGACCGAGACGCTCTTCAATAAGTTGTCGGCCAAGCTCAGCGGCTACGACTTCGCCATCCAGGGTTCCAACCGCGACGAAGACAAGTTCATCGTCGCAGCCTATAACGACCGCACGCCCGGCTCGCGCTACATCTACGACGCGGCCGCCGACACGCTGACCAAGCTGGCCGACATCAACCCCGCCATTCCCGAGGCGGACATGTCGCGCGTGCAGCCCATCAGCTACCAGACCCGCGACGGTCTGACCGTCCACGGCTACCTGACGCTGCCGGCCGGCCGCGATCCGAAGAACCTGGCTTGCATCGTCAACCCGCACGGCGGCCCCTGGGCGCGCGACGGCTGGGGCTACAACCCCGAAGTGCAGTTCCTGGCCAACCGCGGCTTCTGCGTGCTGCAGATGAACTTCCGCGGTTCTACCGGCTATGGCCGCGCCTTCTGGGAAGCCAGCTTCGGCCAATGGGGCCTGAAGATGCAGGACGACATTACCGATGGCGTGCAGTGGCTGATCGGGCAAGGCATCGCCGATCCCAAGCGCATCGGCATCTACGGCGCCAGCTACGGCGGCTACGCCACCCTGGCCGGGGTGACGTTCACGCCCGATCTGTACGCCGCTGCGGTGGACTACGTGGGGGTGTCCAACCTGTTCACGTTCATGAAGTCCATTCCGCCCTACTGGAAGCCCATGCTGGACAAGATGCAGGACATGGTGGGCGACCCGGAACGCGACCGCGAACGTTTGGCCGCCACCTCGCCCGCGCTGCATGCGGACAAGATCAAGACGCCGCTATTCGTGGCCCAGGGCGCCAAGGATCCGCGGGTGAACAAGGACGAGAGCGACCAGATGGTCAAGGCGCTGCGCGCGCGCGGCGTCGAAGTCGAATACATGGTCAAGGACAACGAGGGCCACGGCTTTCACAACGACGAGAACAAGTTCGAGTTCTACGAAGCCATGGAGAAGTTCCTGAAGGAACATCTCAAGCCCTGA
- a CDS encoding Bug family tripartite tricarboxylate transporter substrate binding protein: MFRYAIKLAGLLAAACLPLFAQAQPYPDKPVRLIVAYTPGGATDVIARILAAKLSTSWGQQVIVENKSGASGMIGAEQVARATPDGYTLLLAYTPEVSINKLVYKQMRYDPLKDLQPIALVADAPLVLVSGPKLPATTYADLKRQGAKAPLVYGSPGMGGQQHLAGELLRVRSGMNLTHVPYRGTALAVADLVGGQIDIFFATAPAIIGQIGAGKLHPLFIAGPRRQDVLPSTPTAKEVGLDDFDISNWFGLFGPAGMPPALVDRISKDTAQALQSADVKEKLQGQGLAIAYKPPQEFKAYIGAEMAKYGAIVKATGLEPQ, from the coding sequence ATGTTTCGATACGCAATCAAACTCGCGGGCTTGCTGGCCGCCGCCTGCCTGCCGCTGTTCGCCCAGGCCCAGCCCTACCCCGACAAGCCGGTGCGCCTGATCGTCGCCTACACGCCGGGAGGCGCCACCGACGTGATCGCCCGCATCCTCGCGGCCAAGCTGAGCACTAGCTGGGGACAGCAGGTCATCGTGGAGAACAAGTCCGGCGCCAGCGGCATGATAGGCGCCGAACAGGTAGCGCGCGCCACGCCCGACGGCTACACCCTGCTGCTGGCCTACACGCCCGAGGTCTCGATCAACAAGCTGGTCTACAAGCAGATGCGCTACGACCCCTTGAAGGACCTGCAGCCGATCGCCCTGGTCGCGGATGCGCCGCTGGTGCTGGTCAGCGGTCCCAAGCTGCCCGCCACCACCTACGCCGACCTGAAGCGCCAGGGCGCAAAGGCGCCGCTGGTGTACGGTTCGCCCGGCATGGGCGGCCAGCAGCACCTGGCGGGCGAACTGCTGCGGGTGCGCTCCGGCATGAACCTGACGCATGTGCCCTATCGCGGCACGGCCCTGGCCGTGGCCGATCTGGTGGGCGGGCAGATCGACATCTTCTTCGCCACCGCGCCGGCCATCATCGGCCAGATCGGCGCCGGCAAGCTGCACCCGCTGTTCATCGCCGGCCCCCGGCGCCAGGACGTCCTGCCCTCGACGCCGACGGCCAAGGAGGTGGGCCTGGACGACTTCGACATTTCCAACTGGTTCGGCCTGTTCGGCCCCGCCGGCATGCCGCCGGCCCTGGTGGACCGTATCTCCAAGGACACGGCCCAGGCATTGCAGTCCGCCGACGTGAAGGAAAAGCTGCAAGGCCAGGGACTGGCCATTGCCTACAAGCCGCCCCAGGAATTCAAGGCCTACATCGGCGCCGAAATGGCCAAGTACGGCGCCATCGTCAAGGCGACCGGCCTGGAGCCGCAGTAG